From the genome of Camarhynchus parvulus chromosome 4, STF_HiC, whole genome shotgun sequence:
gctttctttaAGAATTGGTTTCTAACCTGCCCTAAAAGTGCTGAACCAGCTTTGGGAGCCTGAAAATGCAGGGAACTACAGAGCAAAAAAGAGAACACAAACTCTTTGTTCTCAGTATCTCGTGATCTTAAAGTGCTCGGGGTGATCTCAGGAGTGTCAGGGCAAGGACAGAGGCACACAGGGCAGCTGCTAGCTAGTCTTTTCCAGCCctcttgttctgcttttcatctCCCCCATAACACCTTCTTTTTGTGATTTGGTGTTGTAAATATTTCTAGGATTTGCAAAATTTctacatttccttctttttccaaaactgaaacataattttaacCATTTGGGATAAAGTGAGtaattttgcctttaaaatatcttttttaagGTGTGGgagttttttccagtttctgctCAAAAGAAGCTCATgtttgctgaaaagaaaaaatcttttgaaTCAATTCAAACAAAttcaaattcctttttaatcaagcatttaatttctgaattattacttttctcctgctttttccatcccatttctccccctttctcattcttaaaatgcaaataattgagaaaaaaatcccttctgagCCAATTCTGTTGCTCCTGCCACCAACAGCCCCAAAgatgctcccagccccatgctCCCCTCACCAGGGAAGGAGTCTCAGAGTGTCCCAGACAGACCCCTTTTGGTGTTCCCAATTCCCTGTGGATACCTatccagctgcagcaaaatCACAGGATAGCCATGGGGCTGAGGGAGACAGAAAAACCCATAGCAAATCCAGCCTTGATAGGAACCCAAAAGGGCTGTGGCTGTTTTATGAACAGTGTCAGGAGTTATCAAGGCAGAGGAGCATCACCCTGGGTGACCAAAGTGCTGCACACTTCCCCAAATTGAGGATCCCCTCACAGGCAATGTGTCTGCCTTATATCCTCTGTGTATTTATTACACAAATTCTACACATCTCAGGTTATAAATTACTCAAATGCATAATTAAATGTTTccgttaaaaaaaaataatatatatatgcagCTGTTGAACACAAAAACTTTTGTCTCATGGGCCATCTCTGACCAAGGCATCCTCTGAGTGAGCTGCATCCTCCCCCACCACTCTCATAAGCTGCACAGCAGACAGCCATTGTCTTCCCATGTATTTATTGATTTCCAGCAGTATTTTAGATAAGTGAAGCCCAGTTGCCTTTAAGGGCAGAAAAAATTTGGGCTTAGGTGTCATTCAGTGTTGTGGTCAAATGGGAAATTTTATTTGGTGGTTGCTCTCCATCACGTGAGTGATTCTATTTGCATTTCTAGGGGGCTTTAGTCTATTTTaagctgggaaagggagagggcagcagggctggttgGAGCTCCAgtttccctgagcagcacacCCTGAGTTGGGAGATTAATAATgaccagagcagcacagggataGGAATTTACAGCAGTGTCTGGTTTTTCACAGCAAGAGTGAAAAAtactggggaaagaaagaaacaagtaGGCATGGAGAGAGAGGCATGGAATCCTATTTCCAGCTACTCAGATTAAAATGTTCATAAGGCAACAAGTTTCTTCTGGGCATGATGAATGCATCAGGAGGATGTTCAGCAGCCTGTGTAGCCCAGAGATCAAACAAAGTGATCTcctctgcattttaaatgtatgaAGCTGAGAGATCTTAAGGGCAAATAAACTTACTTTGATTGTAGGGCTGAGATCTTCGAAGTCATATTCCTTTAATTTCCTTGGGCTGGTTGCCTTCTCTGTGAAAGACATGCACAGTGAGTTTTCAGTGGAAACTGGTTTTGCCTcattttccacttctctccagTTACAAGGAAAGAAGTGCAGAGCTCCAGAGGCCTACCTACCTTTTCCTATGCAGACAGAAAGGGCTGGGTGTCTGTTTTTAATTACAGCCTGAAAGAACTGCATTTAAAAGACAACAGAAAGCTATTTAATTAATACTTATCATTAGCACACATAGGAATGCCTAGCAGCAAATTGCAACAacaaagcaatttctttttacttttttttccttgcacttTGGataaattcaaaaaaattaGAGTAAACAAATGCTTTGCACCTCGTTTGAGATGACATTTTACAGAGTGAGAGTAGTGGGAATATAGGTGTCACCCTAGGAGAGCAAAGATGTCTGAGCAGCCTTCTCCATCTCCAGTTTTTCaatctccagctctcttggccAAGAAGCTTATcttcatccatccatctatctatcCTTCTATCTCAGCATTTACATCGGGCTCACCCCCATGTCTGAGTGCCTACTTGTCTTCATACCTGTCCATAAATTACACGGGGCCCCCAGGgcattataaataataattcagCTCCCAAACCTTCAGAACACTGTTTTAAAGCATTGGCTTATAATTCACCACGTTGTGGGCTCCTCCCAGCTCATAAATGGAGTAGAAGGACGTGACAGCCAGGTCAGTGAGGTAATTGCCCAAAGATCAATTCATTGGGTGGCCACGAGCTGGAAGATGGGGATGGACATTGGGACAAAGCACAGGGGAAGGCTGGACTGCTCTGCTCATGGGAGACTCCTCACTCACAGCTCCTTCGGGATTTTATATTCCTCACAATTTTatctcaggcagagcagcagtcaGCCAGTCATCCATCTCCCCCTTTAGTGAATAGATCTCTTAATGGCACTTTTAATGATTGGAGTATTGAACCACAGCATGGCTCTGCTGGAAGATGAAGTCCCCATGGGGCACAGAGGCAGATGGCTTAGAGGGCAGATCCCACCTGTAGCCCAGCAGATCCCAAATCACACCAGGACAGGCACGCCAATCCCTTGGTGGACACACCAACTATAAGTGAGTTTGGCTCAGGACAGCAAGTTGCTTTGATACATGTGAGTTATTGAGTAGAAACCCCAGCTGAGCTATGACCCTATTCCTCTATCTCAACACACTGCATGTCCATCCCAAGACATTACTTTCTCCTTGAGGTAGGAGTTGGGAACATGTCCCAGCCATGTCCCTCAGTGGGAGAATGCAGTGTCCCCATGGAGTATGGTCACCAGTTTGCAGGCATCACTGTCTCCTGGATGAGATGTCTCAACTGTCAGACAGGCCTGGGGTCAGGGAcctgaaaatggaatttttgctgGAGAAAAGCAAGAGCAGTTGATGTATGAGATCAATTATTTGACAAGCCTGTCCTGGGTTTGTGATCAGGTCTGGAAGGTGCAGGACTAAAATACCATCAACTCTGGGAACACGTGAATCTACCAGAGCCTGCAGCCACCCATCAGTGCTGGGTGAGCAGGTACCACTTTTTGTGTGACTTTCTTCCCTCCACTTTCCATCTTTCCACCAAACCAGGCTGACCTTCCCTCTCAGCCAGAGACCCAAGGATGAGTGGGCAGAGCCCCAAGCACCAGTTCTGGGGACAGAGTGGGAACTCCTGGTGTGACAGTGGCCATGGATGCCATGGTCCCTGAGCAGGTGGTGGGACAAAGCACATCCATTCGTCCAGATTCATTCCCACATCCCAGGCACCGGGCTGGCACACATGGCTGTGGATTGCCCtctctgggagcacagcccctctgccagccAAGCCTGTCTTGCTCCCTCTGCCTTGGCTCCAGGCATGGAacaggcttttcctgctgttcttcTGCTCCAGAGATCTCAGAGAGGGTTTCATAGTGTCCTGCCCTAAAAAAAGGTCTGATTTGGGCTGGGGGAGATGTAGCATCCTCACCCCATAAGGTACCCTCAGGGATGGTGGAGAATTAAACTCCTTTTCACCCTACAATGAGGCTGGACCCTTTACTTATCCTACTGCTTGAGGGCACTGTGATGGGAGCATGGAATGTATTTGTCACACTTTCTGCTTGCAAAACACACCAGGATTTTGGCAGGCTGCAAGTCCAGCCCCATTCACCCCATCCTTCACAGTGCTCCCCAGTGAGGGGTTGGGGTCTTGCCAGCCAGGTTTGCAACCAATTGCAGAACTGGGTGCAATTTCAGGCCTCTCCCCTCTTGCAGGGTGTCTTGAGATATGATTAAGGGCTAAATTGCAACTGAGCCTGGCTGAGAACCTCAAGATTTGGGGAGGCAGTTGTTAAGGGCAGTGGGGTCCAATGAGCACAACATCTGCATCAATGAAAGGGGAAACTGATCATGGGGGTCAAAAGGATCAGGAAGTTTCTTATTGCCACACCCAGAAATGTCCTGCACCACCCCCAGTGCAAAGCCATGCTTTGAGGAAGCGTTATTTGTAAGGATGAAGGTACTGCTTACAGATGAGGTATTTTGATGGTTTGGCTCTTAAAGAAGGGTGAATGATGGCCTCATGAAACATCATTCCTGAACCCCACCTCCCAGCTGCTCAATCCATGCAAGTAGAGCTGCTAGCATCAAAAACATCCAAGTGCTGTGGTTTTTACATCATTCTCAGCCAAGCTGTTTCCCTCGTCCCCGTTAattgggatggggcagcctcagcccccACTCTGGAGGAGGCACAggtccctcctctcctgcagggtttcggtgggatgggaggaggtggcacagagccagctgtgccagagggagCCAAGGAAAAGGCTGCCTGGGTGCCAGCAAGGCAGCTTGCAGCCCAGGCCAAGCTTCCCACTCTTCCCGCACATTCTGCAACATCCCAAGCTGAATCACTTCACAGAATTTACTTTTACCCCGTTAAATGCCACTAAACCTTCAAATTAATCCTCCCATTACAGGACTTCCTTTGATGTCAAAGGGGGATATTTTTTTGATGGCAAAGGGGGATTTTCCCCCCCGGTATAATTATTCCTagttttcttcccccttttttagGCACAAGAGATCCTTGCCAGATGCATGACTTGTGGAGGCAGCTCCCACACAaagtatttatgtatttatatgtatatgaTGAGAACGTGGTATTGAAAGACCTGAAGTTTCAGGCAGAAGATAAAGGGAATTTCCCATTTCCTACTTGTTACAGTGGAAGTTGCCAGGGAAGAGTCTGAAGCAGGACTAGGACCAAAAGCTGTGAGATACAGCACTGGAAAATAGCTCTTTAAGAAAAACTTGTCCAGGGAAAACATCTGCTATTTAACACTATCACACAGCAAGTTTCAATGCCTGGAAACAATCCCTGGCACTGCTTAAACTACAGGGATGGGTAAAGTGGATCCATTCCACTCTTGTATGTGTTTCCTATTGAGCATCTTGGGTGCTACTGGGATTGCTGGGCTGAacatcccagcacagagccagaaTCACTGGATAATGCTCAAgaagcaggcagctgtgggtAGTGCTATGACAGCTTTCTGTAACAGCCAGTAATGATGGAACAGCCAGGTTTACTCAGAGTTTTAATcagtttttctgatttattaGGAAAAAGGGGTACAATTGCAGCGCTCTTTACTGAAAATGTTATGAAATTGTCCATATAATTGAACTCTTAACTGAAAATGTTATGAGATAGTCCAATTGGACAGAGAAGTGAATTCTTGCTAATATATCATTGCATGGAGACTCCCAGCATAAGACAGGGCTTTTCTGGGAGTGGAGAATGCCTCCCAGGGCTCATTCTCCAGCTGTACCCAGTGGTCATGCCTGTGTGACTACCTGCCCTGGGGTGCAGACTGACCCACCTGTGCCTCccactgctgtgccacagcttcAATCCGGCCCCGGAGCACCTGTGCCCAGTCCTGTCCCCGCTCCAGGGGAGTGGACCTGGTCTCCATTGCTGTCAGAGCAGAGATTTCAGGGGGGATCTGGGGAGCCAGGCCAGCTCGGAGAAGGGCATCCTGAAATTTggctgcagaggctggagcaaagCAACACCGGGGAATGCTGGAAAGGAAAGACAAGCAAAGAAAACTTATGGTGCAaatgagctggggctggaggtgctgcaggagcaaagGGATAGTGATGGTCCAGTCCCTAATGCTCATGACCATGGCTGTCCCTACCTGTGTGGCTGTGAATAGTGGTAGTGAGCAGCCACGGCAGAGTGGGGGCACAGCAGGTACTGGTTCTCCTCCCAGCAGCGCCGCATGGCTCCCACAATGTCCTGGTCAGAGGCTGAGCACGATCCCAGGGTCTCAGAGAGCTGTGGGGAAACAGGGAGGGTCACACAGGGCACCACCACCCAGCTGGCTTTAAAGCAGGTGGAAACAGAGAGGCTGGAGGATGGGTTCCTCCAGAGATTGAAGGAAAAGGGGTTGATGCTGCAGCTTGGGGATGAGGCACTGCTGGAATAAACCACAGGGATGGAGTGTGGGCAAGGGGCTTCCATCCACAGGTGCTGTGAGAgtggctgagcaggagccagggctcagctcctcaTCTCTGCACTGCTATTTCCATGCTCTGAGGGAGTTTCTGAGGACTTGTAAAATCCACCTCAGTGTAACAGTTCTTCTtgcttttaataataaaattgttttatatttatcttTCTGCAGCACAAGCAAGAGTGGGCACtgggcaaaggctgctctgTGAGGGAGAACACATCAGAAATTGGACaggaaaaggcaggattttACCCCTGGCCCTCTCACAACTCAAATCTTTGGTTTTCTCTTGTAtctctctctgctttgtgtttgtgctcCCCTTTACTGTAACAGCAAGGCTGAACTGTACCAAACTCAGCAGACCCACTCCCAAACACCCAATTTGTGCCAGCATCCACTGTACAATGCCTCAGTACATAGCCAAGGATAGTCCAATTTCATATGCTACCTAAATAACTGCAGGTAATTTTTAAGTTACTTTTGTGAAGAAGGGAGagcattcttaaaaaaatttaaaaaggggTTTTTAGTATCTCCATGCACACACATTGATATAAAACTGTTCTGGAGTCATGCTTAAATTTTTGGTTGCATACTctccattattatttttttaattctgcaaaTGAATTGAAAATACCTGGTAGCAATAatcttacacacacacacacaggcacagtgTTGTATGGGTGAGGAACTGACCTTTTTGTGCAAATCCTCTGGCAGCTTCAGCCTTTTTGAGATGTTGAATTGCTCCATCAGAGTTTTTATCAGGAGGCTGTCAGAGcctgagagcagccagaggatCCTCTCCACATTGTAAGGCTCCTGGGACAACAAGGCAAGAGGTGAGGAAATTCAAACAGGGGGGGAGCTTCCTTGTGGATTCTCTGATGTCTCATTAGGGCTGAGGTCCTACCACTGTGTTTTTCTTGGTGGAAGCCAGGGTGGGCTTTTTGTCTTCCCTTTGCTCACCTACATCCCAGGACAAGTCTTTGGGAACACAATGTCTTTTGAACCTCTGACCTGTCAGAGCAGTCTGACAGTGACCATcagattaaaacagaaaatgaagggaTGGCTGATGAATCAACAGCTTGACCACATCTGTACCATCACTGTGAGGAGCCCAGGCTAATAACACACTGTGTATTGGAGAACCAGACATATCCAGCTGTTTACTCAGTGttgcagatgctgctgtgagTCACTCAGCTCCTGCGTGACTTAATGAGACACCCAGCtcgctgcagggctggctgataATCTCCTGGATTCATAGGGCACATATAGGGCCTGACTGGCCTATATGGCTGTGTAGCAATCAGCATTGCAACACTGCAGCAGAACTCTGTGCAAGACCATACAGGAGGGTCCCAAACCAATTTCTCTGCCCTGCCTCATTCCTGCACATTTACAAGCACCAAGAAATATTCCTCCAGGTGGTTTGGCTGAGATACCTTGTAAGGACAGACAGGACAAGGGCACCAATTTACAGAGTCCTCATCTCACCTCCTGGGCTTAAGTGCTGGGTTTGGATAAACTCTTCATAACTTTTAGCAGCTGAGAGCGCCTGTGACCTTTTGTCACTCCATCATGTACTACCTTGTCAAGTCATCAGGACTTACTCAGCCTTTTTTGTTCTTATCTGGGTGTCTTATGGGCTCAATTCTGTTCTTCATCTTCCCACCATCATCTCCCAGAGCCTCCAGCCTTTAATCTTCAGTCTAGTCTGGGTGTAGCCTGCCCTTTGCTCTAGGCTGTCCCCTGTTTTAGGCTGTCCTGGTCAGTGTGCCTGGATTTCCATGACCTGCTCCTGGACGTGCCTCCAACACTGTGCTCCTGACACCCCTTCTCCTGTCCTTCTTTCTGCTGTTCCCACATCCTTCCCACAtcttcccacatttccccttCACCCTCCATTCCCACCAGCCTTATGGTTTCCATTACAGAACACTATGGTGACACCAGTAAGTTGAATTGGGCCAGGGCACTGGTGCAAGTACCAGCCTCACCATCTAAGTAAGGCTTTTGTTTCTGTCCCACACCACCAGAGCCCTTCAGGAGAATGCTGGGGCCCCATCTGGAGGCCAGGTCATGCTGGGGACAAAGTTTTGGAGTGTGGTTATGAGCTCTGTGACTCTTCCTGACCTCAGGGACAAAGAATAGCCCCTGCTTGGCTGCAAAGACACAGCATCTGCTGGGATTGTCCTGGGATTGCTCCTTGCAAGGCTCATCCACACCAGACTTTCTGCTTCACCTTCAACTCTTCAGGCAGCATCTAACAGGAAAGTTTTCTCTGCCTTATCTTAGTCTGCAGAAGCAGCAACCTAAAGAGGCTGCGCACTCTTCATGTTTGAAGGTTTCCAACACCTAAatggacacagccctgagcaatcCCACCTGACCTCAAGGTTGAACCTGCTTTAAACAAGTCCCAAAGACCTCCTGAATTCCCCTCCAGAACAAATGTTCTCTTTagctacagaaatatttgcatggATGCTTCAGATGTAAGTGAACAGTGACATCCCATGCAGCCATGGAGAGGAATGTGCTGAGGGATTCACTCATCTAGCTCATCAGGAATCTCAGGAAATCTCCTCACCTGACTCTTCCCCCAAGATCCCAAAGTGTGGCACTTGCTGACCAGCGCTACTGAAGGGAGATGGGCTGAGAGAGAAGCCCAGTTCCCCTGGAGCTCTGAGAAGCACCACAAGTTCCTGGCTCAGCAACTAAGCcaagctgcagagcacagcctggtgATAGGGGCATAGGGACTTAGTGACTGCAAAGCACGGCAGTACCTCCAGACTCCCAGGTCCTCCCAGTGTGTTTGAACAGCTTTTGGAAAATCCAGGTAGCTTAAGGCCATAGAGATACAACACCAAGGGTTTCCCACTTTGATCACTTGTTTGGAAGCAGATCCAATCCCTGGGGATCCCAGAGTGGGAATGAAAGGGGAGGTATGTGCTTCCAGGTGTTTGGTTTCTGTGCCTCCATGACTTTTCTTTCTGAggcctttccctgcctgctgggactTGTTTTGCTCCGAGcaagctgcaggcagccatgAACAAGGCATTTCTTCTGGACTTCTCCACCTCCTTCCTAGTCTCTCCTCTTGCTCTTTGTGGAGTTTTTCAGAAGAATCAACAAAACCCTCAAGACATGATGGCATTTTTAGTTCTCTAGTTGTCTCATGTTGTGGAAATGTCCCTGTCTTGCTAAGCTTGCACAGAACAATCCCCAGAAACCCAGAACTCAACAACAAAGATCAGAAAGTCAGACCCTGAAAAGCGAGGGAGAAGGAGTTTGATCTATCTCAGCTCTGCAGTCTGTAGCATAAATGGTCAATAGGAGTCACACCTCTGAATGCATCACTGAGTGGCAGAATTTTACAGGCAGAACAGagtaaaagattaaaaaaaacccagcaatattttctatttttgcattttggccAGTTCACTACATACCTGGATATCCATGGCTGACGCCAACGTAGCCTTCACGCTCCCTGCCAGTGAGAAATCTCCATGTTGAACAGTCCTATGAATGATGTCATTGCTGTTCACCACAGTAACAAGTTGAATTGGGAGACCCATTTTCTGGGCAATACAGCCagctagggaaaaaaagcaaaaaaaatgcaTGAGTGCTCGATGAAGAAACATTTGGAGGAGATTTAGCAAAGTCATTATACAAATTG
Proteins encoded in this window:
- the THNSL2 gene encoding threonine synthase-like 2 isoform X2 encodes the protein MEYVSTRGGTGAVDFEGALFSGYAPDGGLFMPQRIPSLHRDTLQRWSSLSYPELVKELCSLFVPAKLIPRNVLNELIDKAFSRFRHKNVVHLSRLKDGLNILELWHGVTYAFKDLSLSCTGQFLQYFLEKKQKHVNILVARGNSDEIDQPIKELFADVDFAGKYNLMSLNSVNWSRIMVQIAHYFYAYFQCTPSLDTTQLPMVEIVVPTGGGGNITAGCIAQKMGLPIQLVTVVNSNDIIHRTVQHGDFSLAGSVKATLASAMDIQEPYNVERILWLLSGSDSLLIKTLMEQFNISKRLKLPEDLHKKLSETLGSCSASDQDIVGAMRRCWEENQYLLCPHSAVAAHYHYSQPHSIPRCCFAPASAAKFQDALLRAGLAPQIPPEISALTAMETRSTPLERGQDWAQVLRGRIEAVAQQWEAQVGQSAPQGR